A window of the Thermus albus genome harbors these coding sequences:
- a CDS encoding undecaprenyl-diphosphate phosphatase — protein MGAMSLWEALLLGVVEGLTEFLPVSSTGHLTLLFHLLGLPIQEDPFLKTFLIAIQLGAILAILLLYGRRFAVDRALWLRIGAAFLPTAAMGFLLYPLIKGKILGDDGIVVFFLFFVGLVLLLADRVAERARYRDVLELPLARVALIGVFQGLAALFPGTSRSGATILGGLLLGLRRKAAAEFSFLLALPTMLAAVGYDLLKSAPAVPQGGWTLLVVGFLAALVTALLTVRWMLSFVERHGFRPFALYRMALALVYAYFFLR, from the coding sequence ATGGGCGCCATGAGCCTTTGGGAAGCCCTTCTCTTAGGGGTGGTGGAGGGCCTCACCGAGTTCCTACCCGTGTCCTCCACCGGCCACCTCACCTTGCTCTTTCACCTCCTGGGCCTGCCTATCCAGGAAGACCCCTTCCTGAAAACCTTCCTCATCGCCATCCAGCTGGGGGCCATCCTGGCCATTTTGCTGCTTTACGGCCGGCGTTTTGCGGTGGACCGGGCCCTTTGGCTGCGCATAGGGGCAGCCTTCCTACCCACCGCCGCCATGGGCTTCCTCCTCTACCCTCTCATCAAGGGGAAGATCCTGGGGGATGACGGCATCGTGGTCTTCTTCCTCTTCTTCGTGGGCCTGGTCCTCCTCCTGGCGGACCGCGTGGCAGAACGGGCCCGCTATAGGGATGTGCTGGAGCTACCCCTGGCCCGGGTGGCCCTGATCGGGGTTTTCCAGGGGCTTGCCGCCCTCTTCCCGGGCACCAGCCGGAGCGGGGCCACCATCCTGGGGGGGCTTCTTTTGGGCCTAAGGCGCAAGGCGGCGGCAGAGTTCAGCTTCCTCCTGGCCCTGCCCACCATGCTGGCCGCCGTGGGCTACGACCTCCTCAAAAGCGCCCCGGCCGTGCCCCAAGGGGGCTGGACCCTCCTCGTGGTGGGCTTCCTCGCCGCCTTGGTCACCGCCCTCCTCACGGTGCGTTGGATGCTTTCCTTTGTGGAGCGCCACGGCTTCAGGCCCTTTGCCCTCTACCGCATGGCCCTGGCCCTGGTCTATGCCTACTTCTTTCTACGCTAG